Proteins from a genomic interval of Lolium perenne isolate Kyuss_39 chromosome 1, Kyuss_2.0, whole genome shotgun sequence:
- the LOC127319512 gene encoding abscisic acid receptor PYL5-like, protein MPCTSLRPSPPQRARIAGGGGCGWKAAAHAASCVAVPAEVARHHEHAAGGGQCCSAVVQAIEAPVDAVWAVVRRFDRPQAYKNFIRSCRLVDGDGGEVAVGSVREVRVVSGLPAISSRERLEILDDERRVLSFRVVGGEHRLSNYRSVTTVHETAATGGAVVVESYVVDVPPGNTADETRTFVDTIVRCNLQSLARTAQQLALAA, encoded by the coding sequence ATGCCGTGCACATCCctacggccgtcgccgccgcagcGCGCCCGGATCGCTGGCGGAGGTGGATGCGGGTGGAAAGCGGCGGCACACGCGGCGTCGTGCGTGGCGGTGCCGGCAGAGGTGGCGCGGCACCACGAGCACGCGGCGGGGGGCGGGCAGTGCTGCTCGGCCGTGGTGCAGGCGATCGAGGCGCCCGTGGACGCGGTGTGGGCGGTGGTGCGGCGCTTCGACCGGCCGCAGGCGTACAAAAACTTCATCCGGAGCTGCCGCCTCgtggacggcgacggcggcgaggtggcggTGGGTTCCGTGCGCGAGGTGCGGGTGGTCTCGGGCCTCCCCGCCATCAGCAGCCGCGAGCGGCTGGAGATCCTCGACGACGAGCGCCGCGTGCTCAGCTTCCGCGTCGTCGGCGGAGAGCACCGCCTCTCCAACTACCGGTCGGTGACCACCGTGCATGAGACCGCGGCCACGGGCGGCGCCGTTGTGGTGGAGTCGTACGTCGTGGACGTGCCCCCCGGGAACACCGCCGACGAGACCCGCACGTTCGTCGACACCATCGTTCGCTGCAACCTCCAGTCGCTGGCGCGCACCGCCCAGCAGCTCGCCCTCGCCGCCTAG